GGCCGGTTGCGACAGGAATATCAATATAATCATTAGCATTGGAGGGGTCATCGGTTGGTAACACACCGATTGTTTGCCCCCCGGCTTCAGATGCTCCCTTACTCACTGCCTCCATAGCACCGGTTAAACCACCACAAACAACCGTGTGACCGCGATTAGCCAGCGTCTGACCAACTTCATAAGCAACATCATATGTCTGATCATCAATAGTGCTACCTCCGATAACGCTTACTCTCATAGCTACAACTGAGCATCGAAAGGTAATGATTGTTCGGCAAGAGAGACTATTTTTCAACAGTAAGGAGAGCGACTCGTTCAGACACGAGGAACTCTATTGGAAGATTGGTCGCAAGCTCTTGATCGGTGATGTCAAACCATTTCTGAAGATGCTGTTGGCTACCGTATTCTGCACCAGGA
This portion of the Salinarchaeum sp. IM2453 genome encodes:
- a CDS encoding TIGR00725 family protein; translated protein: MRVSVIGGSTIDDQTYDVAYEVGQTLANRGHTVVCGGLTGAMEAVSKGASEAGGQTIGVLPTDDPSNANDYIDIPVATGLGNARNVLVVLNGDAAIAIDGAYGTLSEIAFALDSDMPVAGLDTHNVSGVTPVESPSEAVNTIEHEVNNSM